The Carassius carassius chromosome 9, fCarCar2.1, whole genome shotgun sequence genome includes a region encoding these proteins:
- the LOC132148594 gene encoding inositol 1,4,5-trisphosphate receptor-interacting protein-like 2: protein MSIYTLNLRLFWPLVTCFLTALLLLHLYIFRGSEDQGNDCADQGPGAFMLFKYILAFILFYFFIKYCSAQPDTARRGFHKVPEVHGKSGVSKRELLDDHYERHVRLSPHVLGHSKAHVAKLVSELVRVGRTSVLPESSLAFRGDFIQIGSSYEEHKVGSIDCFDILVPLRAPRGLKLETVVCTDKPGGPPLCTLNTPRKAEWTRRHKAFMDTFMHLHNAQSVYRMSPDSVQHWFYTATQHRLAAVRYPFEQRCSLSLSLSEEQQVLLRLTPRSDYVCCHISMGIRLIPAFPLGDGAFLVASQQCQGGEDLWTVYFPRQEQRLLAWLKGRLPPNSCHLKCLQLLKEVRNLSGETLDQQSGAEWGGVLSSYALKTAWLRLLLSTPPETWDECNLVDRLDDLLRSLRESLQSRALCHLLLGGVSGFLPDSIVLPKLVKEMVPSNLWAEFSDVTLDMVSARLAYSWNHLPRLIRLGRPQRTSLVRGVHCKYIDAE from the coding sequence ATGAGCATTTATACTCTCAACCTCAGGTTGTTCTGGCCGTTGGTCACTTGTTTTCTCACTGCTCTGCTTCTGTTGCACCTATACATCTTCAGAGGTTCCGAGGACCAAGGGAATGACTGCGCTGACCAGGGACCCGGAGCTTTCATGCTCTTCAAGTACATCCTAGCTTTTATCTTATTTTACTTCTTCATAAAGTACTGCTCAGCTCAACCTGACACTGCTAGGAGGGGTTTCCACAAAGTGCCGGAGGTACACGGAAAATCAGGAGTCTCCAAGAGAGAACTACTGGACGATCACTATGAGAGGCATGTGCGTCTTTCTCCACATGTGCTGGGCCACAGCAAAGCCCATGTTGCCAAGCTGGTGAGTGAACTTGTCAGAGTGGGTCGCACCAGTGTCCTGCCAGAGTCTTCTCTGGCCTTCCGGGGTGACTTCATTCAGATCGGCAGCTCCTATGAGGAGCACAAGGTGGGCTCAATTGACTGCTTTGACATCCTTGTGCCTCTGAGGGCACCTCGTGGGCTAAAATTAGAGACTGTTGTTTGTACTGACAAACCTGGAGGGCCACCGCTTTGCACGCTAAACACACCTCGCAAAGCAGAATGGACACGCCGTCACAAGGCCTTCATGGACACATTCATGCACTTGCACAATGCTCAAAGTGTCTATAGGATGAGCCCAGATTCTGTCCAGCACTGGTTTTACACAGCTACCCAGCACCGCCTCGCTGCTGTCCGTTACCCGTTTGAGCAGCGCTGTTCCCTTAGCTTGTCTCTCAGTGAGGAGCAGCAGGTGCTCCTCCGTCTGACCCCCCGCTCTGATTACGTCTGCTGCCACATCTCCATGGGCATTCGCCTGATCCCAGCCTTTCCTCTTGGTGATGGCGCCTTCTTGGTAGCATCCCAACAGTGTCAGGGAGGAGAAGACCTTTGGACGGTGTACTTTCCCAGACAGGAGCAGAGACTCCTGGCGTGGCTAAAAGGTAGACTACCCCCCAACTCGTGTCATCTGAAGTGCCTTCAGCTCCTTAAAGAGGTACGTAACCTTAGTGGGGAGACTCTGGACCAGCAGTCTGGAGCTGAGTGGGGAGGAGTGCTTTCATCCTATGCTTTGAAGACGGCTTGGCTTCGTCTACTGCTCAGTACACCACCTGAAACCTGGGATGAGTGCAACCTTGTGGACCGGCTGGATGATCTTCTTCGCAGTCTAAGGGAGAGCCTACAGTCTCGGGCTCTCTGCCATTTACTCCTTGGAGGGGTTAGTGGATTTCTGCCAGACTCTATCGTTCTTCCCAAACTTGTAAAGGAGATGGTACCCTCCAACTTGTGGGCAGAATTCAGTGACGTCACCCTTGACATGGTCTCCGCCCGACTGGCCTACTCCTGGAACCACCTCCCCCGCCTAATTCGCCTCGGGCGACCGCAGAGGACTAGTCTTGTTAGAGGTGTCCACTGCAAATATATCGATGCAGAGTGA
- the LOC132148712 gene encoding DELTA-sagatoxin-Srs1a-like, which translates to MTESAEAAAANVSKNYKYVRLTLVIYPYKSHRVYLESGETSNPPQPTVRPLKTEVCTFSKTSAQATGSVGVMTYDLFERSRNDYSETLALMFSVPWDYNMYKNWFAVGIYPKGKECDQALYKEMYYQKNPQGFVREEANGSGINYEGKLLDIRATMCPLGRAIIKLEVWDKLLSPLSQQVS; encoded by the exons ATGACTGAGTCTGCTGAGGCTGCCGCTGCCAACGTGAGCA AAAACTATAAATATGTGCGTCTAACATTGGTGATTTATCCATATAAATCCCACAGGGTGTATCTTGAGAGCGGTGAAACCTCCAATCCACCTCAGCCCACAGTGCGCCCCCTCAAGACTGAAGTATGCACTTTCAGCAAGACCAGCGCTCAGGCCACTGGCAGTGTTGGGGTTATGACCTACGACCTGTTCGAGCGAAGCAGAAATGACTACAGTGAGACCCTTGCCCTCATGTTTTCGGTCCCCTGGGACTACAATATGTATAAGAATTGGTTTGCAGTGGGCATCTACCCGAAAGGAAAGGAGTGTGACCAGGCCCTTTATAAGGAAATGTACTATCAAAAGAACCCACAGGGCTTTGTGAGGGAGGAGGCTAATGGGTCAGGCATTAACTATGAGGGAAAATTACTGGATATAAGGGCCACCATGTGTCCTTTAGGCAGGGCTATCATAAAACTGGAGGTGTGGGACAAGCTGCTGTCTCCTTTGAGTCAGCAGGTTTCCTGA
- the LOC132148595 gene encoding bryoporin-like isoform X1, giving the protein MSVSVTHPPLCSSELKQKSSKPSILSAAATSTSRSSANMQNAEAVSATINTNRNCTVEITNVSSIYCLINPKVYMSSGFSYHPPQPTIRTAKTEVCSFTKDDNTATGAVGILTYDLFHMQNRMCTERMAILFSVPFDYHLYKNVMGIGLFESSRGCDKALYKHMYEGKDFSQFTRADTGGSGIIHRGKKIDLRATMSTVGKAIIKLEVYDKMG; this is encoded by the exons ATGAGTGTTTCTGTCACTCACCCACCACTTTGTTCATCTGAGCTGAAACAGAAGAGCAGCAAACCCTCAATTCTTTCAGCCGCAGCAACCTCTACTAGCAG AAGCAGTGCCAACATGCAGAACGCAGAAGCCGTGTCAGCAACAATAAACACTAATAGGAACTGTACAGTGGAGATCACCAATGTTAGCAGCATTTACTGCCTTATCAATCCAAA AGTGTACATGTCCAGTGGGTTCAGTTACCATCCACCCCAACCCACCATCCGCACCGCCAAGACCGAGGTTTGCTCATTCACTAAGGATGACAACACTGCCACCGGGGCTGTGGGCATCTTGACCTATGACCTCTTCCACATGCAGAACCGCATGTGCACTGAGCGCATGGCCATTCTGTTCTCTGTCCCCTTCGACTACCACCTCTACAAGAACGTGATGGGCATCGGGCTGTTTGAGAGCAGCCGTGGATGTGACAAGGCCCTGTACAAGCACATGTATGAGGGGAAGGACTTCAGTCAGTTCACCCGTGCAGATACAGGGGGATCTGGAATCATCCACAGAGGGAAGAAAATAGATTTAAGGGCCACCATGTCTACTGTGGGCAAGGCTATTATTAAGCTAGAGGTCTATGACAAGATGggctaa
- the LOC132148595 gene encoding bryoporin-like isoform X2: MQNAEAVSATINTNRNCTVEITNVSSIYCLINPKVYMSSGFSYHPPQPTIRTAKTEVCSFTKDDNTATGAVGILTYDLFHMQNRMCTERMAILFSVPFDYHLYKNVMGIGLFESSRGCDKALYKHMYEGKDFSQFTRADTGGSGIIHRGKKIDLRATMSTVGKAIIKLEVYDKMG, encoded by the exons ATGCAGAACGCAGAAGCCGTGTCAGCAACAATAAACACTAATAGGAACTGTACAGTGGAGATCACCAATGTTAGCAGCATTTACTGCCTTATCAATCCAAA AGTGTACATGTCCAGTGGGTTCAGTTACCATCCACCCCAACCCACCATCCGCACCGCCAAGACCGAGGTTTGCTCATTCACTAAGGATGACAACACTGCCACCGGGGCTGTGGGCATCTTGACCTATGACCTCTTCCACATGCAGAACCGCATGTGCACTGAGCGCATGGCCATTCTGTTCTCTGTCCCCTTCGACTACCACCTCTACAAGAACGTGATGGGCATCGGGCTGTTTGAGAGCAGCCGTGGATGTGACAAGGCCCTGTACAAGCACATGTATGAGGGGAAGGACTTCAGTCAGTTCACCCGTGCAGATACAGGGGGATCTGGAATCATCCACAGAGGGAAGAAAATAGATTTAAGGGCCACCATGTCTACTGTGGGCAAGGCTATTATTAAGCTAGAGGTCTATGACAAGATGggctaa